From a region of the Mobula hypostoma chromosome 6, sMobHyp1.1, whole genome shotgun sequence genome:
- the xirp2b gene encoding xin actin-binding repeat-containing protein 2 isoform X1 — protein MESDPETGMMVSEAQKNDILASPISIEETESAQSEVIKEDLQAARRIEKFSIPLDDLRMLFEKTASPRNCKKELRGGGSPLLPSKQQLGNLPDGRVSGGLDRTMDGKETSNSEAAVTSDEPNQADSVPFDIQDTVSLKERLAMYQAAVSKKEKSCPSVDGPEEEARALPGGLASVKKQFESQGIASTHSAAAHYHYQQRSVQDVTTTNEITVNNSIRKTDHGDDLLQASEQHSSYQTEMVSVTEQNAQQTRVMEHFENHFNVDGMTEDEMPKVSTQMLKQQFEKSAQPTQMASNTTKQIKAELNFQDMEWPHLVSTSNISAAVGKITEVATLREIDSAVASFSASSSNRGSMEEFPPPPPELLNTPPEINLSPYPEPSPSSRKQVIPKDLYAKQRNLYELKRLYKHINPEMRRNLEKEFIQEISEIVTNETKENNVVGDVQQARYVFEHTGLSPQKCVSPEREYLEWDEILKGEVQSMRWMFETQPLDSIKDESPDESNGKCISQQEMIAGGDVKYTTWMFETQPIDTLGVSPPDSAEITGKIPELARGDVRMATWLFETQPLDSMNRKYQESDQTTETTVTKDITAGDVKTARYLFETQSLDTLGHLDSVEENNFLQLKSEVEEIKGNVKKTLKLFETQPLYVIRDQAGHVLEIKTVKREEIERGDVTTARWLFETKPLDMINKDVSSIKVVCGISREEVNRGGVSRAKWLFETHPLDCIKEQVETDSSTNYKEEILGADVSKQCRMFETQPIDSLKDNDNARPVEMEEIIGGDVRTTKHLFETVPMDALKDSPDIEQLQHTIASEEVKGNVRHQTWVFETQPLEMIGEEKEKCTKSIHLEAIKKGEVSNYRQAFETMNLSHIDESKKVQVDGVTSGAVRSNRTLFETTPLYAIQDSAGHYHEVKTVRREEIVRGDVRTCRWMFETTPIDQFDESIQKFQIIKGISKEEVQSGDVKTAKWLFETQPLDAIKYFNDAECEEITTKELDDIRGDVQTCRWLFETQPMDALYEKVDAKNEVSEVQKGDVKTCTWLFETQPLDAIKDHSETFITMQTIQQEEIQGSDVQLARFLFETEPLGNIQGEKKEEFRQITEIDIQSGDVSRKKWIFENKPLDLINSSSEETLKKIRSMTAEDIQKGDVIKCTWLFENHPIDMIREKSEEKENFCTVRDVQGGNVGKGRFIFETFSLDQIKEESSENTHCKKFSMDEIEKGDVKNYTLLFETQPLYAIKDKEGCYHEVTTVRKEEVITGDVRGTRWLFETKPLDLIKENEEVYIIKAVTQEDIQKGDVTSARWKFETQPLDKIADDEKVIPKTISDVQGGDVRSGTQLFESNSQQKYVRTVSVSEIQHGNVRTATWLFETHTIDEIKGEDSEYKEIKTVEREDVQKGEVKQAIWLFEKQPLDSIQEVNKTSTKILQEDIPQGDVKTTTWLFETTPLHQFNESPVEKPEIMGKNIKETLKSLYDCKILQSRGILIEANEVGNVKMAKYQLLNQTSPEIQKEQIVKGDLQHIMMKLLSKREPPVKGITVDHDEKGNIHLTTAQLLKRATDIDVNKEEIIGCNIQQVIDKLLNQDTTAKKGILIQESEKGDIRMTVYSLLNRTDYTKVHQGEDIKGDVQGTISKLINTSQSSELSQKVKLNDIEKGTVQFYTTCIESGALDYLKLLQLETDENVAVQEEPKEIIHGDVEAAKKMLQMQQVQIERTVAESEILSGNVQGAMLAFTTEKQNISPNIEKEEIIPGNLQAALDSLNQATNQPILVEKEPVVWGNLSATLKSLEDVKCHKTYVKKFAGFPEEIKGSLDSSQKSLISRVKGNEEDVVCNDFISLEEAQSKMKHIEKEVITKGDFQTTTASALEESSEKIAFPHQLGRKESVKATIQKLPDWPQLHASTSAGSPNNNVVRHEGQKHMYAAKNIEDKEDTLACIKSRLAAQEQNNINITKHTDKGIQAKQNMKQPVRMQNVNTRIDHPVKSYPREKAQTISVPDEQHQNEFVKKSRRTISDVYATTNSSEHIGSQKVNVTRNKSTVDSKEFYSSVDRKTPKQFVSVSTKFQKTSQLPKNSEFTGMSNTEICAGSDTVVGQVVTCSTNQSTNITQQSAQRSSQNIQTLSLHSTAENEVEAKNEIININDLHKTHSLSQGINKELVPMVKSGTSLFEKSRIVSNGMGSKIDKARREVSSHVKKGKKAVPDVQFSTPPYSCPEPPLPPPPPPPPVEDDGQMFPLPPPPVVQMKPEVYEAELPLSPLHPPTPPPVSPTRTLAQVSLITGHLPPSSLQSDLNLLPPPASCPQSPSEQRRYFNKALKLESTSKMPHLGYLQPQEQINKKAASILTPNEPKSPSASKRVFVPPAPSPKTEVVKPQSKPTVRKFKTPLMIAEEKYRREREEIEKNKAVNVTWPVNTGKVATEESNLSARPGPENVKPPVLSTAASAADHHLNSTVFQLIETANVTTTERHVSHSKPGGLTAEGHAPQPKTGDPTAKGSPIHPKRGGPIAEGHPPHPKVGGPTAKGQSIHLKSGSTTAEGQSPHPKPGGPFERQFFPPTLKEPPVDRTSTKTVTSASSSQSTLLSASEQLHHILSNSADLAINKEATLNALKDSVKDIEQHKEAHRKAQAQAGNLKSQSTSEPKFRVKTIQLPKGVQKMQEKKDNALPYKMEKKQHLKAEENISQRKVATKQQLQQEQNDCVGVAENQQLDFSVQDKYSCSVTEQRDWNIERTAFSKTLTTNLTDDQVKNKREGQQNNQQSYRARLAETPKIQNKKMGDARCKEAKNEKEKQRHAKTQEEPVKKFQGEQVRQKGDLASHAVHRSPLGIQAHVEKQLDWRERTLGENQVETKYSTLRAKEQISNAVNASYKHGLVPAHTEEVKQENKESRETATFGKEFDKRAAKYYEEISDSYQKREELQNILFRVIQFERDNDNMDLNVMKSFLERVPTWLIDGHEFTMKDINGKNLQNIKKELTQIKKKALLKLAYFDELIQKALISISGLKLESEMSRSASPSQKISKISIGSCKLEKQAKDSLEEQTCESKRGQVNEGRLAEQRAQSPAIRMASPSPSFITIESTARRTESPLRTAPSPPPSQKTYGTPSPIQREETHTPPLSMRDSDMPTFRIRTSSTSSSPTRGRRYDQLVKLKDTTAKLSQGIPQLVQPTFAQKTEKRSEIVLSPATLRRQLKIDTPVSEILLKSGSPVTEMLEEARRSEENKVYVRKEPTDISERLGCDAEENESATRKQQVKMPRVDLAEFVHQFEMPDQTNYFHEEQVTFTEKMGNENKDDYFGKIKDLEEIPKFDIKSVKPMFEISGQIPIPMKQSSRDRKPLKKSQHSHKVRDEMKSTQSMLYPEAVTKQFAHVDGFETEAISARASIQHSEVFPGIDSRHAPPTYEDVISGQALDLAIDKTPEELLKNFQNTWQESERVFRSLGYEISDTSETTWQEDVLHEHMALTENTGSYEGDLHSLPKDSVSHGMSDCRQTNLS, from the exons TGGATGGAATGACCGAAGATGAGATGCCTAAAGTCTCCACTCAGATGCTAAAGCAGCAGTTTGAAAAATCAGCCCAGCCCACCCAAATGGCGTCAAACACCACCAAACAGATTAAG GCAGAACTTAACTTCCAAGATAtggagtggcctcatcttgtctCCACATCCAACATTTCTGCAGCAGTGGGCAAGATTACCGAAGTTGCAACATTGAGAGAAATAGATAGCGCAGTTGCTTCATTTTCTGCCAGTTCCAGTAACCGTGGGAGCATGGaagaattccctccccctccgccCGAGTTGCTCAATACACCTCCTGAAATAAATCTGTCACCGTATCCCGAACCATCCCCTTCCTCAAGAAAACAAGTCATTCCCAAGGACCTGTACGCCAAACAACGGAATCTGTATGAATTGAAGCGTTTGTATAAACACATTAAccctgagatgaggaggaacctgGAAAAGGAATTTATTCAAGAGATCAGTGAGATTGTGACGAACGAAACGAAAGAGAACAATGTGGTCGGGGATGTGCAGCAGGCCCGATACGTTTTTGAACACACTGGTCTCAGCCCTCAGAAATGTGTGAGCCCGGAGAGAGAGTATTTAGAATGGGATGAGATTCTCAAAGGAGAGGTGCAGTCCATGCGCTGGATGTTTGAGACCCAACCCTTAGATTCTATCAAGGATGAATCTCCTGATGAAAGCAATGGAAAATGCATTTCCCAGCAAGAAATGATAGCAGGAGGTGATGTAAAGTACACAACCTGGATGTTTGAGACACAGCCTATCGATACTCTTGGTGTAAGTCCTCCTGATTCTGCAGAAATCACCGGCAAGATTCCTGAATTAGCCAGAGGAGACGTTCGCATGGCCACCTGGTTGTTTGAAACACAGCCGCTAGATTCAATGAATAGGAAGTACCAGGAGAGTGATCAGACCACAGAGACTACTGTCACCAAAGATATTACCGCCGGTGACGTCAAAACCGCAAGGTATTTATTTGAAACTCAATCCCTTGACACACTTGGGCACTTGGATTCTGTTGAAGAAAATAACTTCCTGCAGTTAAAATCTGAagttgaagaaataaaaggaaatgtGAAGAAAACGCTGAAGTTGTTTGAAACCCAGCCCCTCTATGTTATTAGGGACCAGGCTGGTCACGTGCTGGAAATCAAGACCGTTAAAAGAGAGGAGATTGAGAGAGGTGATGTCACGACAGCTCGCTGGCTGTTTGAAACAAAACCTTTAGACATGATTAATAAGGATGTTTCAAGTATAAAGGTTGTATGTGGGATCTCCAGGGAGGAAGTTAATCGAGGTGGTGTCAGCAGGGCTAAGTGGCTCTTTGAAACGCATCCACTGGACTGCATCAAAGAACAGGTAGAAACAGATTCTTCGACCAATTATAAAGAAGAAATTCTTGGTGCTGATGTGAGCAAACAATGCCGGATGTTTGAAACCCAGCCAATTGACTCACTAAAAGACAATGACAATGCAAGGCCAGTAGAAATGGAGGAAATAATAGGGGGTGATGTACGTACAACAAAACATTTGTTTGAGACAGTTCCTATGGATGCTTTGAAGGACAGCCCGGACATAGAACAGCTTCAACATACGATTGCTTCTGAAGAAGTTAAAGGGAACGTGAGACATCAGACTTGGGTTTTTGAGACCCAACCACTTGAGATGATtggggaagagaaagaaaaatgtaCAAAATCAATCCACCTAGAAGCGATCAAAAAAGGTGAGGTGAGCAATTATAGGCAGGCGTTTGAAACAATGAATTTAAGTCACATTGATGAATCTAAAAAGGTTCAAGTGGATGGTGTAACCAGTGGTGCTGTACGGTCTAATAGAACTTTATTTGAAACAACTCCACTATATGCCATACAAGATAGTGCTGGACACTATCATGAAGTTAAAACTGTGAGGAGAGAAGAAATTGTGAGGGGTGACGTTCGAACGTGCAGATGGATGTTTGAGACGACTCCTATTGATCAATTTGATGAAAGTATTCAGAAGTTTCAAATAATCAAGGGGATATctaaggaagaagtacaatctgGTGATGTGAAAACAGCCAAGTGGCTCTTTGAAACACAGCCACTTGATGCCATAAAATATTTCAACGACGCAGAATGTGAAGAAATCACTACCAAAGAGCTTGATGACATCAGAGGAGACGTACAAACTTGCCGATGGCTGTTTGAGACACAGCCGATGGATGCTCTCTACGAAAAGGTGGATGCTAAAAATGAAGTAAGCGAGGTCCAGAAAGGCGATGTGAAAACGTGTACGTGGTTATTTGAAACACAGCCCTTAGATGCAATAAAAGATCATTCAGAAACATTTATCACAATGCAAACTATTCAgcaggaagagatacagggaagTGATGTTCAGTTAGCTCGGTTTCTATTTGAGACTGAACCTCTGGGAAAtatccaaggagaaaagaaggAAGAATTTAGACAAATAACTGAAATAGATATTCAGTCAGGGGATGTATCTCGTAAGAAATGGATCTTTGAAAATAAACCCCTTGACTTGATTAACTCCAGTTCAGAAGAAACTTTGAAGAAAATTAGATCCATGACAGCAGAAGATATTCAGAAGGGTGATGTCATTAAATGCACTTGGCTCTTTGAGAATCATCCAATCGATATGATAAGAGAAAAAtctgaagaaaaagaaaatttttGCACAGTCAGAGATGTTCAGGGTGGAAATGTTGGTAAAGGACGCTTCATTTTTGAGACCTTCTCACTGGATCAGATTAAGGAAGAATCATCAGAAAATACACATTGCAAGAAATTTAGTATGGATGAAATAGAGAAAGGAGACGTCAAAAACTACACACTGCTGTTTGAAACCCAGCCGTTATATGCTATTAAAGACAAGGAAGGATGTTACCATGAAGTGACGACAGTTCGGAAAGAGGAAGTGATCACTGGGGATGTACGAGGTACCAGGTGGTTGTTTGAAACTAAGCCTTTAGACTTAATTAAGGAAAATGAGGAAGTATATATCATCAAAGCTGTGACACAGGAGGATATTCAAAAAGGTGATGTAACTTCTGCACGTTGGAAATTTGAAACACAGCCACTGGACAAAATTGCAGATGATGAGAAAGTAATCCCAAAAACAATCTCTGATGTGCAAGGTGGGGATGTGAGATCAGGTACCCAGCTATTTGAGTCCAACTCCCAGCAGAAATACGTCagaacagtcagtgtcagtgagatTCAACATGGTAATGTTAGGACCGCCACTTGGCTTTTTGAAACTCATACCATTGATGAGATAAAAGGTGAAGATTCAGAATATAAGGAGATTAAGACCGTTGAACGAGAAGATGTACAAAAAGGAGAAGTGAAGCAGGCTATTTGGCTTTTTGAAAAGCAGCCACTGGACAGCATACAGGAGGTTAATAAAACGTCTACAAAAATACTTCAAGAAGATATTCCACAAGGAGATGTTAAAACCACAACCTGGCTTTTTGAAACTACACCTTTGCATCAATTCAATGAAAGTCCAGTAGAGAAGCCAGAAATAATGGGGAAAAATATTAAGGAGACCCTTAAATCACTTTATGATTGCAAAATTCTTCAATCCCGGGGAATCCTTATTGAAGCAAATGAAGTTGGAAATGTCAAAATGGCTAAATATCAACTTTTGAATCAAACCTCCCCAGAGatacaaaaagaacaaattgtcaAGGGAGATCTGCAACATATCATGATGAAATTATTATCCAAGAGAGAGCCTCCAGTGAAGGGAATTACTGTTGACCATGatgaaaaaggcaacatccatttgACAACAGCACAGCTTTTGAAGAGAGCAACAGATATTGATGtaaataaagaagaaataattggtTGTAATATTCAGCAAGTAATCGACAAGCTTTTAAATCAAGACACCACTGCAAAGAAGGGAATTCTAATTCAAGAGAGTGAAAAGGGGGACATCAGAATGACAGTTTATTCTCTTCTCAACAGGACAGATTACACTAAAGTCCACCAAGGTGAAGACATTAAAGGAGATGTACAAGGGACAATTAGTAAGCTTATAAATACATCTCAGAGCAGTGAACTGTCTCAGAAAGTTAAACTAAATGACATAGAAAAAGGAACTGTTCAGTTCTATACAACATGCATTGAATCAGGGGCATTAGACTATCTTAAACTCCTTCAGCTGGAGACTGATGAAAATGTTGCAGTTCAAGAGGAACCCAAGGAAATAATTCATGGTGATGTTGAGGCCGCCAAAAAAATGCTTCAGATGCAACAAGTGCAAATTGAACGGACAGTTGCAGAGTCTGAGATTTTATCTGGAAATGTCCAAGGTGCAATGTTGGCTTTTACCACAGAAAAGCAAAATATATCTCCCAAcatagaaaaagaagaaattataCCTGGAAATTTACAGGCAGCTTTGGATTCACTCAATCAAGCCACTAATCAACCCATACTTGTAGAAAAGGAACCAGTTGTATGGGGCAACTTATCAGCAACTCTCAAATCTCTTGAAGATGTAAAATGTCATAAAACATATGTCAAAAAGTTTGCTGGTTTTCCAGAGGAGATTAAAGGCTCCCTAGATTCATCACAGAAGTCATTAATTAGTAGAGTCAAAGGAAATGAGGAAGATGTGGTGTGCAATGATTTCATTTCTTTGGAAGAGGCTCAAAGTAAAATGAAGCACATTGAAAAAGAAGTCATAACGAAAGGTGACTTTCAAACCACAACAGCAAGTGCGCTGGAAGAAAGTTCTGAAAAGATAGCATTCCCACATCAGTTGGGCAGAAAAGAAAGTGTGAAAGCTACAATCCAAAAACTACCAGATTGGCCACAACTTCATGCCAGTACATCAGCAGGAAGTCCAAATAACAATGTAGTGCGACATGAAGGCCAGAAACACATGTATGCAGCAAAAAATATTGAGGATAAAGAAGATACACTGGCCTGCATAAAATCACGTTTAGCAGCTCAAGAGCAAAATAATATCAATATTACTAAGCACACTGATAAGGGAATACAGGCAAAGCAGAACATGAAACAACCTGTGAGAATGCAAAATGTTAATACAAGAATAGATCATCCAGTGAAAAGTTATCCAAGAGAGAAAGCACAAACCATTTCAGTACCTGATGAACAACATCAAAATGAATTTGTTAAGAAAAGCAGAAGAACAATCTCAGATGTGTATGCAACCACAAATTCCTCTGAACATATTGGTTCTCAAAAAGTAAATGTGACCAGAAACAAATCTACAGTTGACAGTAAAGAATTTTACTCTTCAGTTGACAGAAAAACACCTAAACAGTTTGTTTCAGTCTCAACGAAATTTCAGAAAACCTCCCAGTTGccaaaaaattctgaatttactggtatgtcaaatactgaaATTTGTGCAGGATCAGATACAGTTGTTGGACAAGTGGTGACCTGTTCAACCAATCAGAGCACTAATATCACTCAGCAAAGTGCACAGAGGTCAAGTCAAAACATTCAGACTTTGTCATTGCACTCAACCGCAGAAAATGAAGTAGAAGCTAAAAATGAAATTATAAACATTAATGACTTGCATAAAACTCACAGCCTTAGTCAGGGAATAAATAAAGAACTTGTACCGATGGTCAAATCTGGAACATCTTTATTTGAAAAGTCAAGAATAGTTTCAAATGGCATGGGCAGTAAAATTGACAAAGCGAGAAGGGAAGTATCAAGCCATGTGAAAAAGGGGAAGAAAGCCGTGCCAGATGTTCAGTTTTCAACTCCACCATATTCTTGTCCCGAaccacctcttccccctcctcctcctcctccacctgtAGAAGATGATGGTCAAATGTTTCCTCTCCCACCACCACCTGTCGTCCAAATGAAACCAGAGGTGTATGAAGCAGAACTTCCTCTTTCTCCTCTCCATCCTCCAACCCCTCCTCCTGTTAGTCCCACTAGAACTCTTGCACAGGTATCCTTAATCACAGGacaccttcctccatcatcattACAGTCTGACTTGAACTTACTACCGCCTCCAGCCTCTTGCCCTCAATCTCCTTCGGAACAAAGGAGATATTTTAACAAGGCATTGAAGTTGGAGTCAACATCAAAAATGCCACACCTTGGATATCTCCAGCCACAAGAGCAAAttaacaagaaagcagcatccattttaACACCAAATGAACCAAAATCTCCTTCTGCTAGCAAAAGAGTTTTTGTACCACCAGCTCCTTCACCTAAAACAGAAGTTGTAAAGCCACAATCTAAACCTACTGTCAGGAAATTTAAAACTCCTTTAATGATAGCTGAAGAAAAATAccgaagagagagagaagaaatagaaaaaaataaagcaGTTAACGTGACTTGGCCTGTAAATACAGGAAAGGTAGCAACAGAAGAGTCAAATCTCTCAGCAAGGCCAGGACCCGAAAATGTAAAGCCTCCAGTTTTGTCGACTGCAGCATCAGCAGCTGACCATcacttgaattccacagtttttcAGTTAATAGAAACAGCAAATGTGACTACTACTGAGAGACATGTCAGTCACTCAAAGCCAGGTGGTCTTACTGCTGAAGGACATGCCCCTCAACCAAAAACAGGAGACCCGACTGCTAAGGGCAGTCCAATCCATCCAAAACGAGGAGGCCCTATTGCTGAGGGGCATCCTCCTCATCCAAAAGTAGGGGGTCCCACTGCCAAGGGACAGTCCATTCATCTAAAATCAGGCAGTACCACTGCTGAGGGACAGTCTCCTCATCCAAAACCAGGAGGTCCCTTTGAGAGACAGTTCTTTCCTCCAACATTAAAAGAGCCTCCTGTGGATaggacatccacaaaaacagttACCTCTGCTTCTTCCTCCCAGTCAACACTGTTGTCAGCTTCCGAACAGCTGCATCATATCTTAAGCAATTCTGCAGATCTAGCAATTAATAAGGAAGCAACTTTAAATGCACTTAAAGATTCAGTGAAAGATATTGAACAACACAAGGAGGCGCACAGGAAGGCACAAGCACAAGCTGGTAATCTGAAATCTCAGTCAACATCTGAGCCAAAATTTAGGGTTAAAACTATCCAGCTTCCTAAAGGTGTTCAAAAAATGCAGGAAAAGAAAGACAATGCATTGCCATACAAAATGGAGAaaaagcaacatttaaaagcagaAGAAAATATAAGTCAAAGGAAGGTTGCTACTAAGCAACAGCTTCAacaagaacaaaatgattgtgttGGCGTGGCAGAAAACCAGCAACTGGACTTCAGTGTTCAGGATAAGTATAGTTGCTCAGTAACTGAACAGAGAGACTGGAACATTGAAAGGACGGCATTTTCAAAAACACTTACAACTAACTTGACAGACGATCAggtgaaaaataaaagagaggggcAACAGAATAATCAGCAGTCATACAGAGCTCGTTTAGCAGAAACTCCAAAAATTCAGAACAAGAAGATGGGTGACGCCAGATGTAAAGAAGCAAAGAATGAAAAAGAGAAGCAACGTCACGCTAAAACTCAAGAAGAACCAGTTAAAAAGTTTCAAGGAGAACAAGTGCGACAGAAAGGTGACTTAGCAAGTCATGCAGTTCACCGAAGCCCTTTGGGCATACAAGCACATGTAGAAAAACAGCTTGATTGGAGGGAAAGGACACTCGGAGaaaatcaagttgaaactaaatACAGCACCTTACGGGCAAAGGAACAAATTTCTAATGCAGTAAATGCAAGTTACAAGCACGGGCTGGTCCCTGCTCACACCGAGGAGGTAAAACAGGAGAACAAAGAAAGCAGAGAAACGGCAACGTTTGGAAAGGAATTTGATAAAAGAGCTGCGAAGTATTATGAAGAAATCAGTGATAGTTACCAAAAGCGCGAGGAACTGCAAAACATTTTATTCAGAGTAATTCAATTTGAAAGAGATAATGATAATATGGATTTAAATGTTATGAAAAGCTTTTTAGAAAGGGTTCCAACTTGGCTTATTGATGGCCATGAATTCACCATGAAAGATATCAATGGGAAGAatttacaaaatataaaaaaggAGCTAACGCAGATTAAAAAGAAAGCATTACTTAAGCTTGCATATTTTGATGAATTAATTCAGAAAGCATTGATATCTATTTCTGGTTTAAAACTGGAAAGTGAAATGTCTCGTTCTGCCTCGCCTTCACAAAAGATATCCAAGATAAGTATTGGCTCTTGCAAATTAGAAAAGCAGGCGAAAGACAGTCTAGAAGAGCAAACATGTGAAAGTAAAAGGGGACAAGTGAATGAAGGTAGACTTGCAGAACAGAGAGCCCAATCTCCAGCAATAAGAATGGCGTCACCATCCCCGTCTTTCATCACTATTGAGTCCACAGCTAGACGCACAGAATCACCTCTAAGAACtgctccctctcctccaccttctcAGAAAACATACGGCACTCCATCCCCCATCCAAAGGGAAGAAACACATACACCTCCACTATCAATGCGCGACTCAGATATGCCAACATTCAGAATCCgcacctcttcaacatcatcttctccGACAAGGGGCAGGCGCTACGACCAGCTTGTCAAACTTAAAGATACTACTGCAAAACTATCACAGGGAATTCCACAACTTGTACAGCCTACATTTGCTCAGAAAACAGAGAAGAGGTCAGAAATTGTCCTATCACCAGCAACACTTCGGCGCCAGTTAAAGATTGACACACCTGTTTCAGAAATATTACTTAAATCTGGATCTCCTGTAACGGAAATGCTTGAAGAAGCTAGAAGGTCAGAGGAAAACAAGGTTTATGTGCGTAAAGAACCCACAGACATTTCAGAACGTCTGGGCTGTGACGCAGAGGAGAATGAATCTGCCACCAGAAAACAGCAAGTTAAAATGCCACGAGTGGATCTTGCAGAATTTGTTCATCAATTTGAAATGCCCGATCAAACAAATTATTTTCACGAGGAACAGGTCACGTTCACTGAAAAAATGGGAAATGAGAATAAAGATGATTATTTTGGAAAAATAAAAGATTTGGAAGAAATCCCAAAGTTCGATATAAAATCTGTTAAGCCGATGTTTGAAATTTCCGGACAAATACCTATTCCCATGAAACAGTCCTCAAGGGACAGAAAACCTCTGAAAAAATCTCAACATTCTCATAAAGTCAGAGATGAAATGAAGTCAACACAATCCATGTTGTATCCTGAAGCAGTTACTAAGCAGTTTGCACATGTGGATGGCTTTGAAACGGAGGCAATCAGCGCAAGAGCTAGCATTCAACACTCTGAAGTGTTTCCGGGTATTGACTCCAGGCATGCTCCACCAACCTATGAAGATGTCATTTCTGGGCAGGCTTTAGACTTAGCAATTGATAAAACTCCTGAAGAGCTGCTGAAGAATTTCCAAAACACGTGGCAGGAAAGTGAACGTGTATTCAGGAGTCTTGGTTACGAAATCTCAGACACCAGTGAAACCACGTGGCAAGAAGATGTACTTCATGAACATATGGCTTTGACTG AAAATACAGGTTCTTACGAAGGAGACCTGCACAGTCTGCCGAAAGATAGTGTATCCCATGGAATGTCTGACTGCAGACAAACAAATCTTTCATAA